A part of Desulfomicrobium baculatum DSM 4028 genomic DNA contains:
- the carA gene encoding glutamine-hydrolyzing carbamoyl-phosphate synthase small subunit, translating into MKAILALEDGTCFAGQSFTGPGEAGGEVIFNTGMSGYQEILTDPSYYGQMVCMTYPLIGNYGVNLEDVESSRIHCPAMIVKECCKKPSNWRSKESLPDYLKRHGIMGLEGIDTRALTRHLRIQGAMRGIISTADLTPEELVAKAKALPSMEGANLVEFVAPKEPYYWNGTGPVPAKMDGDLPLWPEKSEGSLRVVVYDYGIKWNILRLLAAQNLTILAVPPTFPVELVKKLAPSGVFLSNGPGDPATLKTEIGIIKELCELYPVGGICLGHQLLGIALGGTSFKLKFGHHGINHPVRDDITRKIEISSQNHGFCVEISNLDFLEQTHLNLNDQTLEGFRHKTRPIFGVQHHPEAGPGPHDSQYFFARFRRMVETGQVQ; encoded by the coding sequence ATGAAAGCTATTCTGGCCCTTGAGGACGGCACCTGCTTTGCGGGTCAGTCCTTCACCGGCCCCGGCGAAGCCGGCGGCGAAGTCATCTTCAACACCGGCATGTCCGGATATCAGGAAATCCTGACCGATCCGTCCTATTACGGACAGATGGTCTGCATGACCTACCCGCTCATCGGCAACTACGGCGTCAACCTGGAGGACGTGGAATCCTCTCGCATCCACTGCCCGGCCATGATCGTCAAGGAATGCTGCAAGAAGCCCTCGAACTGGCGATCCAAGGAGAGCCTTCCGGACTACCTGAAGCGCCACGGCATCATGGGCCTGGAAGGGATAGACACCCGCGCGCTGACCCGCCACCTGCGCATTCAGGGCGCCATGCGCGGGATCATCTCCACGGCCGACCTGACTCCGGAAGAGCTTGTCGCCAAGGCAAAAGCCCTGCCCTCCATGGAAGGCGCCAACCTGGTCGAGTTCGTGGCTCCCAAGGAGCCCTATTACTGGAACGGGACAGGCCCGGTGCCCGCGAAAATGGATGGCGATCTGCCCCTATGGCCCGAGAAATCCGAGGGCAGCCTGCGCGTTGTCGTGTATGACTACGGCATCAAGTGGAACATCCTGCGCTTGCTCGCGGCCCAGAACCTGACCATCCTGGCCGTGCCCCCGACCTTTCCGGTGGAGCTGGTCAAAAAATTGGCGCCCAGCGGCGTCTTCCTGTCCAACGGCCCCGGCGACCCGGCCACCCTGAAAACAGAGATCGGCATCATTAAAGAGCTGTGTGAACTCTATCCTGTGGGCGGCATCTGCCTCGGGCATCAGCTTCTCGGAATTGCTCTGGGCGGTACCAGTTTCAAGCTCAAATTCGGACATCACGGCATCAATCATCCCGTACGCGACGATATTACCCGAAAGATTGAAATTTCTTCACAAAACCACGGTTTTTGCGTAGAGATTTCCAACTTGGACTTCCTGGAGCAGACCCACCTCAATCTGAACGATCAGACTTTGGAAGGTTTCCGGCACAAGACGAGGCCCATTTTCGGAGTGCAGCACCATCCCGAGGCCGGACCAGGACCACACGACAGCCAGTACTTTTTTGCGCGTTTCAGACGCATGGTCGAAACCGGCCAGGTCCAATAA
- the kdsB gene encoding 3-deoxy-manno-octulosonate cytidylyltransferase, whose translation MPEVIAIIPARYESSRFPGKPLALIHGKPMFWHVMRRAGLCPQVGAVALATDDERIFSAARDFGLTALMTSPGHASGTDRVLEAARLLGAAPDSVIVNVQGDEPALNPEMLTELIQPFDDPHVHVTTLGHIISAKEAESADRVKIVRAADGRALYFSRAKVPFGRDNSPEYIGHIGLYGLRMHVLEKFSALGESPLEKLEKLEQLRLLEAGIPIHVALTRHKSHGVDRPEDLPTVTALMRGEHHI comes from the coding sequence ATGCCTGAGGTCATCGCCATCATCCCGGCCAGATACGAAAGCTCCCGTTTTCCGGGTAAGCCCTTGGCCCTCATCCACGGCAAGCCCATGTTCTGGCACGTCATGCGGCGCGCAGGCCTGTGCCCGCAGGTGGGCGCCGTGGCCCTGGCCACGGACGACGAGCGCATCTTCAGCGCCGCCCGGGACTTCGGGCTCACCGCGCTCATGACCAGCCCAGGTCACGCCAGCGGCACGGACCGGGTGCTTGAGGCCGCCCGGCTCCTGGGCGCGGCCCCGGACAGCGTCATCGTCAATGTCCAGGGCGACGAGCCGGCCTTGAACCCCGAAATGCTGACCGAACTGATCCAGCCCTTCGATGATCCGCACGTACACGTCACCACTTTGGGGCACATCATCAGCGCCAAAGAGGCCGAGTCAGCGGACCGGGTCAAGATCGTACGCGCGGCAGATGGCCGGGCGCTCTATTTCTCCCGCGCCAAGGTCCCCTTCGGACGCGACAACTCACCGGAATATATAGGACATATCGGCCTTTATGGACTGCGCATGCACGTCCTTGAAAAATTCAGCGCTTTGGGCGAGAGTCCCTTGGAGAAACTGGAAAAACTGGAACAGCTGCGGCTGCTCGAAGCCGGCATCCCCATCCATGTGGCCCTCACGCGGCACAAGAGCCACGGCGTGGACCGCCCAGAAGATCTGCCCACAGTCACAGCACTCATGCGAGGAGAACATCATATATGA
- a CDS encoding 3-deoxy-D-manno-octulosonic acid transferase, protein MPRRAPAFGQFFGQLFGLAYTLLWCLAGPLAFFSARMRQGWKERLGLGKPAPCEIWIQGASAGECALVAGLLEHLPNVPVLVTTCTSQGLDVLSRIDSPNLQSRMLPFDLPLLMGRMLDTASPKAVVLLETEIWPGLLMACAARGVPVIVVNARMTAKSLAGYLFLGPLLRLWAPQRIGAMAPADALRFGLIFGAQRTTVTGNIKFDRAMNTPLLPLDENPLAGLVLRDHPFVVLGSVREQEEPLVLELIRQLREGNSHCVIGLFPRHMHRIPAWEGLLARSGIPFALRSSLHGQAQPGSVVLWDAFGEMNPAYALASRAFVGGSLARLGGQNFLEPLAQGALPCVGPHTRNFDWVGGEIFGSLVFKSASIPELARFLLSPAPPRSEVRAAALTYVHARQGATAASIALIRPYLHRSPHA, encoded by the coding sequence ATGCCGCGTCGTGCCCCGGCGTTTGGCCAGTTCTTTGGCCAGCTCTTTGGATTGGCCTACACCCTGCTCTGGTGCCTGGCCGGGCCGCTCGCCTTTTTCTCGGCCAGAATGCGTCAAGGCTGGAAAGAGCGGCTGGGGCTGGGTAAACCCGCTCCTTGCGAAATCTGGATCCAGGGAGCCTCCGCCGGGGAATGCGCCCTGGTGGCAGGCCTTCTTGAACACCTGCCGAACGTGCCGGTCCTGGTCACGACCTGTACCAGCCAAGGGCTTGATGTACTGAGTAGGATAGATTCGCCGAACCTGCAGTCCCGCATGCTGCCTTTTGACCTGCCGCTGCTCATGGGCCGGATGCTGGATACGGCCAGCCCAAAGGCGGTGGTGCTCCTTGAAACCGAGATCTGGCCGGGCCTGCTCATGGCCTGCGCGGCCAGGGGCGTGCCGGTGATTGTCGTCAACGCGCGCATGACGGCCAAATCCCTGGCCGGCTACCTGTTCCTTGGGCCGCTGCTGCGCCTCTGGGCGCCGCAACGCATCGGGGCCATGGCCCCGGCCGACGCGCTGCGCTTCGGGCTGATCTTCGGAGCCCAAAGGACGACGGTCACCGGCAACATCAAGTTCGACCGCGCCATGAACACCCCGCTTCTGCCCCTCGATGAAAACCCTCTGGCCGGGCTCGTCCTCCGGGATCACCCTTTTGTGGTGCTCGGCTCCGTGCGCGAGCAGGAAGAACCGCTGGTGCTGGAACTGATCCGGCAACTGCGCGAGGGCAATTCGCATTGCGTCATCGGCCTTTTTCCCCGGCACATGCACCGCATCCCCGCCTGGGAAGGGCTGCTTGCCCGCAGCGGGATACCTTTCGCGCTGCGCAGCTCACTGCACGGCCAGGCGCAGCCGGGGAGCGTCGTGCTCTGGGATGCATTCGGCGAAATGAACCCGGCCTACGCCCTGGCGAGTCGGGCCTTTGTGGGCGGCAGCCTGGCGCGGCTGGGGGGACAGAACTTTCTTGAACCCCTGGCACAGGGCGCGCTGCCCTGCGTGGGCCCGCACACCCGAAATTTCGACTGGGTGGGCGGGGAAATATTCGGCAGCCTGGTTTTCAAATCCGCTTCCATCCCGGAACTCGCCCGCTTCCTGCTCTCCCCTGCGCCGCCACGCAGCGAGGTGCGCGCAGCGGCCCTGACGTACGTGCACGCACGGCAGGGAGCCACGGCCGCATCCATTGCACTCATCCGCCCTTACCTTCACCGGAGTCCCCATGCCTGA